The genome window CGATGCCATCGAATGCCATCTGCGCATGATCGGCCTGCTGGCCGACGAGGGGCTGGACGAGCACCAGCAGCGGCTGATCGCCGAGAAGCGCGCCCAGTACGAGGCCTCGGTCAAGGCCGCCGAGGCCAGCGAATCCGGGGAGTTCCCGGATGGAGCGCAACTGTGTCCCAAGTGCAACACCAAGGCGGCCATCCAGATGGACGGCTGTCTGACCTGCCTCAACTGCGGCGAATCCAAGTGCGGTTGAGCGGGGTCAAGTTTCCGGCGGGGCAAAGGGTGTAGGATAGCGTTGTCGGTCCGGCGGCTGGGATCGGCAGCGGTTCAGCAAACGAGGGGACCCGGGCATTCCGGGCAAGGTGGGTCAGGGTGAGCAGGGCGAGAAGAACCATGTTGCTTCAGCAAAGGCCGATACCCGGCTACTGGTATACCAACATCGTCGGTCAACTGGTCCAGGTGCGGGCGGTCATGTATTCGCGGGGCCGGATCAGTTGCGTGGCGCTTGAATACGCCAGCGGCAAGCGGGATTACATCGATCTCGACGGCTGGTACTACCTGGATCTGGCGTTGCATTCACCGCGCATCGAGCGTCGCGAGCGGGTCCGCGACGTCTGATCCCGCACGGGCGTGCGGGCGCCGGCGAGCCGCGCGGCCGGCGCTTCCCTTTGCCCCGGAACCTCCCCCTGCCTGACGATTTCTCGATGTCTGAAGCGCCCCTGACTCTCCAGGGCCCCGCCGGGCCGCTGGAGGCCCGCTTGCTGTTGCCGGAGGTGCCACCGCTGGGCGTGGCGGTGGTCTGCCATCCGCACAGCCTGCACGGCGGCAGCCTCGGCAACAAGGTGGTGCATCAGACGGCGGCCACGCTGGGGCACAAGGGGTTCGCGGTGTTGCGCTTCAACTTCCGCGGTGTGGGTGCGAGCGCCGGTGCGTTCGACGCGGGCGTGGGCGAGACTGAGGATCTGCTCGCCGCCTGCGCGGCCGTGCGCGCGCGTTTCCCTGGAGTGGAACTCTGGCTGGCGGGTTTCTCGTTTGGCGCCTATGTGGCCCTGCGCGCCGCCCCGGCCTGCGCCCCGGCGCGACTCATCACCCTGGCGCCGCCAGTGAATCTGTTCGACTTCGATGCCCTGCCGGCGCCAGGCTGTCCCTGGTTGCTCGTGCAGGGTGAAGACGACGAGCTGGTGCCGGCGGCGGCCGTCCGTCGCTGGCTGTCAGGGCAGGCGCGGGCGGTCGATGCACGTTTCCTGCCCGGGGTCGGCCATTTCTTCCATGGTCGGCTCAACCTGCTGCGTCAGACGCTGGAGCAGGCGCTGTTCGACTCCAGCTGACGGCGCGCGTGCCGGAACACCGCCGTTGCGGATTCGAAGGTCCGGGCCAGGGTGCGGTTGTCCACGATCGCGGTCCAGTACAGGGGTCGGCCGCGCGGGTCGGCCACGGGGCGGGCGGTGA of Thiohalobacter sp. contains these proteins:
- a CDS encoding alpha/beta hydrolase; this translates as MSEAPLTLQGPAGPLEARLLLPEVPPLGVAVVCHPHSLHGGSLGNKVVHQTAATLGHKGFAVLRFNFRGVGASAGAFDAGVGETEDLLAACAAVRARFPGVELWLAGFSFGAYVALRAAPACAPARLITLAPPVNLFDFDALPAPGCPWLLVQGEDDELVPAAAVRRWLSGQARAVDARFLPGVGHFFHGRLNLLRQTLEQALFDSS